The segment TGCCGCTCCCCAGGTGCGGCTCAGCTCCACCCCGCGGCACCCAGAGGCCCCCCTGCACCTCGCCGGCTTCCACCTGCCCGCCAAGGTAAGGCCCGGAGGGAGGGCGAGGGCGTGCGGCCCCTCGGAGCCCCGGGTGAGGGTTCCCCGTGCTGTGCCCCCAGCACAAGCCCGCGGGGAAGGGCCCgcgccagcccagccccggcagcggcccggccccgccggacAGCGACGAGTTCGGATCCTTCCTGTACTGGCGGCCGCCCCTGCCCAGCATCGAGGaggagctgcgggagctgctggTGAGAATCTTCTggagttttctttctgtcctcGCTCTGTGATTTCTGGCTGGCCTTTCCCGACCCCTCTGTGCCACCCTCACCGTCTCCTCCCCCCACATGGCCCAGGCCATCTCCAGTAGCCCCGAGCCCCTGGAGGAACACCCGGAGGAAcaccagagctctgcagatGGGGCCAGCGCCGGcgaagaggaggatgaggagagcGATGACGAAGGCTGGATAACTCCCAGCAACCTGAAGCAGGCCCAGCAGGACACGGGGCACTGCGACACTGCTCCCGTCGGTGTCCAGGTCGGCTGTGTCACCACGGACTTTGCCATGcaggtgggtgctgggctgcagccagggctcaaACCTCGGGGCTGCTCCCATCAAGGCAGTGCCGAgtccctgggcaggggagagcagcTTTGGGACAGCTCCGTGTGTCGAACCAGTAGGGTCTCAGTTCCAGAGGCCTGTGCACAGCCTGTCGGGCTCTCACTGCCCCAGCTGGCAGGGCCCAGTCCCAGCTCCCGGCACTCCCAGCTCCCGGGGTCCCAGGTTGTCCCTGCTCTTGCAGAACGTGCTGCTGCAGATGGGTCTCCACGTGCTGGCCGTGAACGGGATGCTGATCCGCCGGGCCCGGAGCTACATCCTGCGCTGCCACGGCTGCTTCAGGTGCTGGGGCTGATCCTGCTCCCGGGCTGAGCCCATGTTCCACGGCCCCGGGAGCTGTGAACCCGTCTGTCCCACCCTCACAGGACCACCTCGGACATGACCAAGGTTTTCTGCCCCCACTGCGGTAACAAGACCCTCAAGAAGGTGGCAGTGAGTGTCAGCGACGATGGGAGTCTCCACATGCATTTCTCCCGCAACCCCAAGGTGCTGAACCCCCGGGGGCTCAGGGTGAGTACCTGGACAGAATCCCAGActcactgaggttggaaaagaccatcAAGATCCTCAAATCCAACCTGTGACCGATCCTCACCTTGTCagccagaccagagcactgagtgccatgtccagtcaattccttggacacctccagggatggggactccaccacctccctgggcagcccattcccatttttaacaaccctttctgtgaagaaattcttccactGGGACCCCAGGGATGGGAGCCCAGCCTGTGGCTGGCAGGTTGGAGGGAATCAAAGCAAACTGTGAACATCCTCCAGATGTTGCACCTGGACCCCAGGGCTTCTGGGCTTCCCTGCTCAGGTCTCCAGAGGCCTGTGGTCACCTCAGAGTCCCTGGGAGCCGGGGCTGATCCCTTCTCTCCCGCAGTACCCGCTGCCGGCGCCGCAGGGCGGGAAGCACGCCAACAACCCACACCTGGTGGAGGACCAGCGCTTCCCGCAGCAGCGCCTGTCCCGCAAAGCCAGGCAGAAAACCAACGTGTTCCACCCCGACTACCTGGCCGGGGCCTCTCCCTTCGCCGAGAACGACGTGGACAGCCGGGCCGCGCACCTGCACCTGCGCGATGCCGCCCTGGGCGCCGGCCGCCGGCGCCTCAACCCCAACGCCGTCACCAAGAAGTTCGTGAAGAGGAGGTGAGGGGCAGGACGGGCCCCGCCTGCAGGACCTGCCTGCCCGGCTGCGGTGGTGGCTCCACCAGGGCAAGGCCTCTCCCAGAACCTGGCATGGGCGTGGGCCAGGCCGCTCTGTCGGCACTGCGCTGGTGCCCAGAGGGCCACCGTGACTGGGGTGGTGGTGGCTGGGCTTGGGGAGGCCCCAGCATGGGAGAGGGTGGGGTGGCTTCCCTGCTGGCCCTGGGTGcccctgggcaggggctgtgtcACCCAATAAACACCAAACCCCAAAGCACCGTGGCTCAGTCCCGTTTGTGTGggtgcctgtgccagggggAGCCTTGCTCTGAGCCTCGAGGGATGAGGAGGCTGGGACAGAGGAAGGGAGGATTTCTTTGATGTTTTGCCCCATGGGATCATGAGCTCCAGAAAGACAaaagcccagggcagggggttgTGTCTCACCCTGGCACTAGGCAATGCCCAGGGCTGAAGGGGGAGACTCAGGTAAAGCTTTTTGGATAAATCTGCTGAAATCTTTCACAACTGCCTGTTCTGCCCAGCTCTTGCTGCAGTTTCTTAACCCTGCTGAAATTGTTCAAGGTAAGGAAATGCCTGTTACCAGCTGTGGCCCCTGGTCCTGGGGAGGTtgcagggtgggagcaggagaggggaacACACCTGGGCCTTCCCCAACCCCAGGGCATTTTTGGTGTGTCAGAGCTGCAGATAAAGGGCATTGGGTAACACACCCACAAatcctgctgaggaggtggcaaCTTCCAGCGTCTTTGCTTTGGACTCTTGGCCTCACCTCCCTGGGGCAGCCTCTGTGTCTCCCCCAGTCCCTCAGAGACGGGATCCCGGGCTATGGAAGCTGTTCCCTCGGTCACAGTTTGGAGGCTGGGTTGGGCAGCTCTGGAGATGCCCTTGGAAAAACCATCACAAGACTTTacactgcaaaatgaaaactttcattGTTTATTCTCGACTGCAGCTGTTTACAGAAATATAGTTGCGAGTATACAAATGTCCCAatagaagcaaaatatttttattttttttaatattcaacaAGTTATCACAGGAGAGCTAAAAACATagatgcaaataaaatatcCCCTCATAGACAAACTGAAAACACCGGGAATCAGTGCTTGGAAAACCCACCTACGAAAGCCATATACACAGAACTGCACGAAGGAGTATCTGGTGCTACTTTCACATTGCAGGACACAGAAGAGGCAGCTCAGCGGTCGAGGGTGCACCCAGAACATCTGGCAAGCAGGAGAGAGCCCACCAGAggtgcagggacagagagagaggttGGAGCTCTGCTCTGAAGGGGTTGGAGCTTAACTCAGCATCAGCTGAGATGGGAGTAATTCAAACTGCCTCCTTTTATCCAGAATAAAAAGGCTGCTAAGGATACTGGAATGTGATCCCAGTTCTGCAACACCCAAAGAGCCACTTTCAAACAGGAACGTCCCCCTGGACACGTTATCCCGATGGGCAGCCATGGTCTTGCCCAGGACACTCGGGGCAGGTTCCGTTCCAcgggcagctccagggccaaaacaaagccaaagccATTTACCTGTCACATGAACACAGAACCCTTCCCTCATCCCAGAGGGATGGAATGTGTCACAGAGGCTGCCGGGTGTGGGAGCTTTGGAACCTGAACAGAGGGGTCAGTGAGCAGGGAATCCTTGGATTCctcaccctgtccccacacagTGAAGGTTACCAGGAAATTTAAAGAAGTGTAACAGCAAAAATGACAGATGTCTGGAAAAagcagggctcagcccagcaaACTCCAAGAGAACAAATGAGGACACTGGCTCTCAGTGTGGTGGAGGTGATTTAAGAAAACCTGTACCAGGACAACACTGTCTGATCCACTCATGACAAATTCCAGTGGAACGTGGATTTGGAATGAAAAAGTCATGGTGGTCACAATACACACTATTGATTTTATGACCTGATTtaatggctggagctgggcaaggggaggtttaggctggatatcaggaaaaggctcttcccccagaggctgctgggcactgcccaggctccccagggaatgggcacggcccgaggctgccagagctccaggagcgtttggacagcgctgccagggatgcccagggtggggttgttggggtgtctgtgcagggccaggagctgggctgggtgatccctgtgggtcccttccagctcaggatgctCCATGATTCTACGATCCTTAGGATTTAATTCCTCACACAACCTGCAAGACAGAAATCAGCACAGTTGTGGCAGGTTCCTCATGGACAGAATTCAATGGGAGCTTCACTGGCTTTCAAGGAGTTCTCTACATTTTGACTGCTGCAGTAATGagtcagttaaaaaaaaaaaatcagtttacaGACTCCTGCCCTTATGGGAATAAAGAGGAATGGCAGAGGAGCTTCCCCTCCCTGACCCAGCACAACCAGGGACCCTTTGCTACACAGTAACATCCAACACACCTGGCTGGTGtcagcccagcccctctgggGGCCACCACCAACCTGCATGAGCTGCTGCCAGACTGGGGATGCAAAAGGCTCTGGGGTTACCCGAGGGAAGCCGAGGGAtgctcagggctgcaggaagcCCATCCTCAGCCTGGATGTCAGTTCTATCCTAAACCATATCTGCAAGTATGAACTACaagatataaaaatacaaaagtggCCACATCTGCTTCCAGCCCACGGATACCAGCGAGGTTCCCAAGCAGAGCAACTTCTGGAGCCAACGGTACCAACAGGGCCACACGTCCAGGACTGAGAGGTGTAAGACAGCTACTTATGAGTTACTACAAAAACCTACTGAGGAAAAGGAGTATTATTTCatgtttataaaaatgtaaatataacaGTATTCTATGCATGTGCCTactattatttatatataataatcTGACTCctctatatacatatatataatcCTAGAATATACAGGCAGTGTGTATTTACATCCCTATACAGATTGGGAGaggaaaagcctctcctccTGTGTAACCCCCCGGAGTCCCCCACTCCCCTAGAGAATTCCACCAGTTTCCCTTTGCAAGAGTTTACCCCCTGCAGCATTCTTCCTTGTTTCTGACACGTTTATCCCATTTCCAACGCTGACCCTCTCCCGGTGCCACGGCACAGACGCCCTGCCCGGGGCACCACGGCCActacagctggcacagctggtcTGAGCAGGAACACAAAGTGCTCACAGTCAGCCCCAAAGTCTAAAAAAGcccaaattaaaacaaatcccCTGAACAAACACAGCATCCCAGTGCTGCTTCCTTTTAGCTTCTACAGAATGGAGCTGCCCCGAGACCCTGGAACACGAAACCACCAACTCCCTGAAACTCAGTTTTGCACTAATGACAAGTCACCAGTGACCAGCATTTGCTCTTCTCACCTTCCACCCACAGCTCGGAGCATGCCAAGCaattccctctcctctctcctgcttctctctctcAGATCCATGTctgtgctccctgtgctcccacaaTGCCCCTGGAAAAGGAACCCAACTG is part of the Corvus moneduloides isolate bCorMon1 chromosome 12, bCorMon1.pri, whole genome shotgun sequence genome and harbors:
- the NOB1 gene encoding RNA-binding protein NOB1, with amino-acid sequence MGHADMARVPHVVADTGAFLSAAPLQDIADALYTVPEVLAEIRDRPARRRLAALPCELRVRRPRPELLRLVTEFSKKTGDYPSLSAADLQVLALTCQLQAEIDGPGCLRWEPQDKVRLSSTPRHPEAPLHLAGFHLPAKHKPAGKGPRQPSPGSGPAPPDSDEFGSFLYWRPPLPSIEEELRELLAISSSPEPLEEHPEEHQSSADGASAGEEEDEESDDEGWITPSNLKQAQQDTGHCDTAPVGVQVGCVTTDFAMQNVLLQMGLHVLAVNGMLIRRARSYILRCHGCFRTTSDMTKVFCPHCGNKTLKKVAVSVSDDGSLHMHFSRNPKVLNPRGLRYPLPAPQGGKHANNPHLVEDQRFPQQRLSRKARQKTNVFHPDYLAGASPFAENDVDSRAAHLHLRDAALGAGRRRLNPNAVTKKFVKRR